CGCCCCCTTCTGAAGTGAGCCGTAGCTGTGACAAAGAGGCTGGTTACCCTGTGAGGCCTGAGTGACTCGCCACCCGCCCATCAGAACTGTGTTGCACCATACTTCCCTGGTGTTGGTCACTGCTGGGTCTGCTCCTGCCCAGGTTCCTGATCCAAAGAAGCTCTGGCATCCCGTATTACTGTGAGGAACTGCTGCGCCGCCTGCATCGCAACAACATGCTCTTGTTCAGCACTGGGAGGCAGGACAAAATAGTAGAGGACAACTGGGAGGGCTTGATCGGTAAGCACTCTTGTTGCGGACTGGCTAGATGCTGTTGCACGtcacccccccccacacacacacacacacacgaccGTGTCCTGTGGCTTTCCAGTGAGTCTGGGCAGAGTCCGATCTGGCAGCAGGACAGAACTTGATCTGGCTGAGGTGTGGGCTCCTGCACACCTTGCTGTCACCTTGGCAAGCCACCAGCTCCCTCGAGAAGAAAGCCCTTCTGCAGGAGAGGGTCAGACCTGGGAAAGTGTAATCCAAAACCAGAAATGCCCGCAAAGGCGCTGGGAACTGAGGAGCTTGGCAGTAACGCAAGAGCAGTAATGGCAAGAGCAATGCCAAGCAGAGTGCTGttgccctggggacagcctgcaTGGGCTTTGCCTTTTGGATTATCACTGGCAATTTCCCTGGCTGTGGGAGGGAGCGCTGTCAAAGGTAGCAACCGCTGCGTTCTGTTGCGGGATATTCGTTCAGTACAGCTGGGCAGCTGgtccaaaggcagaaaaagagtTGCAAGGGCAATGCAGACAAAACCATTGCAGTGGAAACCGGTTTGCCCTGCTCACTGACCGCATTCGGTGCGGGCCATGAAGCGCACCCAACCGTGACAGGTTGGACTTGCCCCACCTTGTtcatgctctctctctctctctcttcccagcttctgcagtCGAGGCTTCACCCATTGTCTCAGCCACCTCAAGCTCCAGTGCTGGGAATAACAGTGGCAGGGTCTGCACCGTCAGAGCAGATGTCAGCCTGGAGACCACCGTGCTGCCGGCTGCCTTGAAAGGTGAGGGGCTGAGTTCGTGGCTGTGCTGGGGTCCTTTCCTGGGGTGCATGTGAGAGAGGGGCTGGGCATCAGCATGCTGCAGAAGCACCCTCTCAGCCTGGGGGGCCCTGCCAGGAAGGCGACTCTGGTCTGAGCAGACAGAGCTCTGTGCTTAAGGACACAGATGTCCCCCTCCGGGCTGTGGGCCGGCTGTGAGGCCCACAGCAGTTGTGGGGAGCTCCAAGTCCAGCTCTGAGGTGGTGAAAGCGCTCTCTGCTCTCTGTGTGCGCTGCTGGGCATCAGCCTAGTTCAGCTCCGGTAGGTCGCATCACGGGTCGCATGTACCCGCAGGATCGTGCCCTCCCCATCCGTGGTGGAGGAGCTCTTATCCCTGGGCCTTGTGGCCTGTGGTTGCAAGAGGAGTGGAGCCATCTTGAAGACATTCCCCTGGGCTCCAATTGCCCACCAGGTGCCATCCTGAGGAAGAGAGGCCAAAGTCTACCCTGTTTCCTGTGGTGGAACCGTCCAGCCTCTCCAAGCTCAGGCTCCGGGACACAAAAGAGAGAGACGATTTGCTTCTTCTTGACAGATATTGCACTGGCTGAGCTGGACCGGATCACGCTGCAGAAGCAGATGGTTTTGAAGTTTGCAGCCATCATAGGGCCAGTGTTTAccacccagctgctggctcacatcCTTCCCAGTTGCACCAGGCAGCAGATGAATTATTTGTTGGACATGCTGGTGAGCGACAACATCCTTAAGTGGCTGAAGGACACAGGGGTGCCCAGAGACATCCAAGATGCTCGAGAGGGGCCGGCCACCtctcagcaggcagggagcggTAAGTGGTGGCAGTAACGTAGACCCAGGAGCGCTGTAGCTGAAGGAGGCCTTCCCCCACCAGCTTTGTGCAGAGGGAAATTCCCAGCGGCTGTTGGGAATGTCTCTACCACTCTGGCTGAGGCCACCATCCATTGCCTTGCAGGGGTGGAGAGGCCGTCTACAAGCAAGGAGACCACGGAGCAGCAGGCTGGCGTTCTGGCCTTCTGTGCCccgctgctgcaggaggcagcctACGAGCTGTGGCCCAAGAGACAGAGGGCCAGCACGCAGCGCAAGTGTGCTGCCTTCCTGGAGAAGCACGCGCACAAATGCCGGAGCTGCCACGGAGGGGACTTTGTGGCCTTCCACCGCTTCGCCGTCCCCAGTCCCCAGGATGGGGAAAACTGCCGGGGCTCTGCTGACGAGGATGACTGGCACAGCTGGGAGGCCTTGGTGCTCGCTGGAGAACACCTGAAGAAGGACAGGACTCACACCCCTGAAGGTAGGCTGTGTGCCGTGCAGCGGAGCCCCCTCCCTCTGGAAGTCCAGGCCCATGCAGGCTGGGGCCCACCGGGTCCCCAACACCAGGGATAAGCCAGGGGACAAGGACGATCACCACAGCTCCTGTGCCCTGGGTCTGCTCGACAGGACCCTTGCAAGCCTGCAGCTCTTAGCCCGGGCTACGTGGGGAGTCCCTTGACACGCTCTCTTCTTCCCAGGTAGTGCAAATGCCCTGCAGCCGCAGCAGGCTTTCTCGGAGGAGGAGTTCAGGTGAGGAGACAAGGTTCTGATGATTGTGGAAACGAGCGAGCTCCAGAGGAGACAGATGGAGCTCTGCCAtttggctgctggctgggactCCAGCtctgggaggaggaggctggctgtggggtgggagctgggatGAGACAGCAGGAAATAGGGGTTTGTTGCTACCCGTAGGGAGAGCAGGGTCATCTCAGGTGATGCTCATCTGCTCTTTGCTCTCTTCTTTTCCTGGCAACCTGCCTCTGACCAGAGCGTCAGAGCGGTTTCCACCAGAGGGCAAATGGACAAGTGCGCAGCCCAGCAGGACCAAAGAGAAGGACGGTGGCGAGTGTTCCTGCAAATGCGAAGCCGTCATTGAATCAGTGTTTATGCCTTTGGCTCGCCACTATGTGGCAACAGGCAATGCTTCCCGAGCCTTCTACTACCTGCTGGAGTGTGCGGCTGCCTACCTGCACGTCTCCAACAGCTACATGGTGAGTGACCCTGCTTGCCAGCACGCATTGCACCTGGAGTCCACTGCAACAGGACACGCCCGCTGAGGGGCCTCCCAAAAGAAACAGTGGGGGCAGAGCCGGACTGTTTCCTGCGCTTTGCCTCTCCCACAGCAAGAGACGCGGGGCACTGAAGCAGGCCCGTCAGCACAAGCTGCAGTACCTGGGAGGCAGTCTGAAGGCTCCCTTGGTGCCTGAGCTCTGAGCCCACGGGGCACTGTGCTAGGGCAGGGATCACATGGGGAGATGCGGGCCCTCCTAAGGCAGGTGCCACAGGAGGCAAGAGGGAAGGGTGGAGCTAGCTGGGGGCTCTGCACCGATGCTCacctgctgcctgtgtgctTGCTCAAAGGCCCTTATGAAGCTCAACGAAGCGGAGGTCCTGAGGAACTCCATGGTGAAGACAGCAACTGTGTTAGACTGCTTTGAGGAGGCGACCTTCTTCAGCCTCAAAGCGGAGGTAAAGCGGCAGGGTGACGCCCTTCTTGCAGGGGGTGTCCCTGCTATGGCCAGCCCCTTATAcatttctgcagcctctgcaggaggagaggcttGGGAAAGCGGTCCATGTCTGCATGGCTTCCTCTTCCTGTGCAGGTCTGCTGTAATCTAGGACGCGTGGGGCTGGCCAAGAAAACGACCAGGCAGGCGCTGAGCCTTCTGAAAAAGCGATTCCCTCAGACACGCGCCGGAGCCTTTGTCAAGTCTCTGTGGGAAAGGTTTCAGGGTGCTCTTTGTGCCACAAACAGAAGAACACCCTCTCTTCTGCTAGAGGCTCGGTaagcagcagaagggagagcGTGGGAAAGGAAGAGTATTCTGGTGCCAGGCATTCAGGCCCAGGCCTGCCTGGACTTCAGGCCACGCCTAAGCTGTGCCATAGCTCATTAGCAGGACCGAGGCATTAAAGCACGACATGTGGGTCAAACAGGGGCCAGTGCAGCCTCACGCTGCCCCCCTGTGCAGTCCCTGGGCCTTTGCGTAGAAAGCAGCTTGTGCCGAGGGATGCACCTGCTGGCACGTTTCGGATGAGGCTGGGGTGGCTGGGAACAGAGAAGAGATGTGAACAGGGAGGACGGGCTTAATAGGGGAAGGAAGGCAGTGACCTcaagggatgggatggggttgggttaaggttggggggggggaagggcgTGATGAGGAGAAGGCTCAGAGTTGCGATAGTCCTTCTCCTGCTGGTGCCTGGCATcacttccccccccccgtgcTGTAGTGCCAGCACACCCTCTGTAGCGGTTGGCTGCCCCTGGCAGCACTTCTTCATTTGCCCACTTCCGTGCCTGCAGCCCTTCCAGCACCAGCTCCCTTCCTCTGAGGAGGTGTACGTGTCTCAGCTGCCACCCCACTTTCCCCTGCCCAGTCTGGTTTGGTGCTCTACAGCCGCGCCTCTGGGCTCAGCAGTTTCTCTTGTGTGTCAGGAGGAAGAAGCTAGCCTGGATGCTTCAGCAGACCCGCTGCCTCTCCTTACTGGGGCACCTCTACAGCCTGGAGGGCACATCAGCAGGACGGAGGTTCTCCCGCCTGGCAGCTCGCATGAAAGCCAACGTGGACAGGAGAATGGACTCCTCTCAGGAAGAAGACTCCCACCCCGACAACTGACTTTCCATCCCTGCTTTTCTCAGTGTGTCTTagtaaaacatctgttttcttatGGTGGTGGTTGTCAGGCCTtgccagggaaggttcaggttggaaataaGAAGCAAGTTCTTCTCAGAAAAGGAGAGCTTGCTCCCCCAGCAAGAGACGCGGGGCACTGAAGCAGGCCCGTCAGCACAAGCTGCCTTACCAGGGAGGCGGTCTGAAGGCTCCCTCGGAACCTGTGTGGGCACCTGGAGAGAGACAGCATGGGCAGTTTGGGACGGTGGAAGCTGCCATAGTGCAGAGCgagcagaggaggggagggcCACGGTGGGGGGGCGTTCCAGAGTCCCCGCAGGGTCAGGTGGGCTGCTCCGTCCCGAGGCGTGCCCACATGGGCTCCGGGGTGCTGGCCCAGGTCCTTGCTGCGCTTGATCGTTGGGCTGCTCCTCGTTGTGAAACAtgggattagaaattagagagcgatggattaagaatgaatatgtaggCAACACTCCTTGCTTCATATGTGCTACTGAGATGGGGAAGATGCTAAAACTTCTCCGaattaatatttacagaatcgcagaatttctaggttggaagagacctcaagatcatcgagtccaacctctgagctaacactaacagtcctccgCTAAATCATATCCCCAAGCTCTAAGCTAGATTCCCTTTTTGAGTGGGTTTGTGAAAATTCTGCCAAAGAAGGTCAAGGACTATCAAGAGGTTTCTGTTGTGAGCACTATTTTATGGGAGCCTAGGTGGGGTGGGTATTGGAAGAGGGTGTTGACTAGGGCACTGCCTAGGGTTAGGATTAAGGTTTTGAGAGAGAAAGGTCAAACTCTCTCTAGGACTAAGGTTGTGAAAGGGCTGCCAAAGGAAGTTGAGGGCTTCCAAATGCTTCAGATGTGAACACTTTTTCATGGGAGCTCTTGCTAGGACGAATGTTTGACCTGGGAGCTGTCTTAGCCCTGTCCTTatgtttggaaagaaaggaagcacaGACTCCCCTTGAGACTGAAGTTGTGAGAGTGCTGCCAAAGCAAGTGGAGGGCTACCAAAAGATTCTGTTGCGAGCAATTTTTCTTGGGAGCACTAGGTGAAATGTTTCTTGGATCTAGGCAATGTCTAGggctagggttagggtttagagagagacagagaaagtcCAGACTCCCATTGTGAGCAATTTCATTAAAAGGCTGCCAAAGGAAATCAAGGGCTACTAAATAAATTGCTTCCACTGCAAGCAGCATTTCATGGAAGTGCTGTGTGCGGTGTGTGTTGGACCTGGGCACTGTCTAGAGTTAGGCTTAGGgtttggagagagagaaaacacagactCCCATTGTTAGTGTGACTGTGAAGGGACTTTCAAAGGATGTGCCTTTGGGGTTGGGGACACAGCAGCACACATCTTGTGGTTGTGAGCTGAGTGCAGACCAGAGCCAGTCCCACTGTGATATGCCAGCAGGGCTCTTGGAGCCTTGGGGCACGTGGGGCCCTGCTGTATGGGCAGCACTTTGGAATCAGTCAAAGTCcacaaattgttttgtttcacagaaagttcagagttagggttaggatttGGAGACAGAGAGAGTACAGACTTCCGTTGTGAGTGAGTGTGTGAAAAGGCTGCTGTGAGaaactaagttgtgtttttgcagtagagaactaGTTTTCTGTATTCAAAGGTAGTTGTGGAGtcataacaaggagaaatgcaaagtaggtaagtggacagtagaaggcccCTCACTGTTCCAGAACaaggtagaagcttgagaaaaataggatgagcagtgtgagaatagtaaaacaaagatcacaaattctcaaaacataagaaaggagaaattaaagggttggaaaaaaaaaaaaaaaagaaagaaagaaagaaaggaaaatcgTACATATATGCTATAGAGGAGTGTTGAGTAGCTTGTGAGCCTGTAGTACTCAgtcaatgaggaaacaggggaggtgatcaggcgtcgggtaatagggaataaaaggttatgatttgtttactaaaatgcacTCTTAATTGACAGGACTTCCGCCATTccaatcacaaataaaatagctttgcagaagatcctgtctgaagaaaattaattgagatttttctcacactgCCAAAGGAAGTAGAGATATACCATGAGATATAAAATGGCTTCTGttgtaaataactttttgtGGGAGACCTAGGTGGAGTGGGAGTAGGATCTGTGTCACATTAAAAGGTGCCTATCAAAGTCAAACACTTGCCTGTTTAAGAGCCCTGCCAACAACTTTCACTGAGACAGTTTCACAAAGTTGAAAACTTCTAATAAGGTGACAGATGGgactggactagatgatcttagaggtgttttccaacctggatgattctatgattctattttctATATGAGATTTGGAATTGTTTTTGATAAACACCCTTTCTGCAATAGCGCTCATATCTGATAACAGTGCTAGCAAAATGCTGTCTCAGGTATTCCTCTCCAAAAGATGAAGGTGCAGAGCTTACCAACAAGGCATCCCTGTCTTGGTGGAGACAAAGGAGCCCAGCCTTTCACCTACCTCTTCCAGCTTTCCAAtctcttctttccccccccAGCTCTTTTATGACATTCCTCTCACTTTATCAACTAATGCTAACACCAACGCTTTTTCCTAACACTAAAACCATTTCCTTTATATCCTTACATTATCTGTTCCCTTCCCTGGAGTGATGTCTAGCATGATTTGTGTGGAGAGTCAAATAGTAAAGATATGTATGTTTAGCATGTATTTCATTAAgattcattttacaaataatcAAATGAAAGGTTTCACTCCAGGCACCATGGCCTTCAAGATTCTCTTCTGCTGCCAGATAAGGACCATCCTCATATGGCAAGACACCGTCCCTCAGTAGCCTCTCATACCAAGCCTACAGACCTCCATCCACAACATCTGTATAAGAGAGAAGTGGAAGCAGGCTGCTCAACTCCCACCTTGCCCAAGGCCAGTGCTTATCAGAGACACTAGCAAGTCTGACTATTCTCTGCATCTACCTCCCGCGATTCCTCTCTCCCACTCCTTTACCCAAACCATTCACCTGCCCCAAGGATAATTCTCCCACACTGAGGACTGGGCATCACCTGTAATACCCAAACGGGAAATACTTAAAACTGCCACACCAGTCCCTCAAATAAATAACCTCTGTTTCAACATGATGGTCATCACTTAACTTGCTCAGGTAGGCTCTGGTGCTGACATTCCACTTCATGCCCTGCTTTgcatcttcacagaatcacacagaatcacagaatttctaggttggaagagacctcaagatcatcgagtccaacctctgacctaacactaacagttcccactaaaccatatccctaagctctacatctaaacgtcttttcaagacttccagggatggtgactccaccacttccctgggcagcctgttccaatgtctagcaaccctttcagtaaagaagttcttcctaagatccaacctaaaactcccctggcgcaacttcagcccattccccctcatcctgtcaccaggcacgtgggagaacagaccaacccccaccttgctacagcctcctttgaggtacctgtagagagcttccaaacaagcaaaaactattttcatgTAGTCACCAACTGTAGTGCCTTCCCTCCAACACTATACACTAGATCACCTTTACAGAGAACTCCACTGCATCCATTACCCTGTAGCACATGCCTCATCCCTCCACATCTgcaaaaacaatataaaaaatcaCCTGGATGCTGATCAATAGCTCAACTATTCTAGAGCTATTCTTGAATGAATAGCTCACTGGAAAAAGAGATGCAAACCTCCCTGGGCTGAAAAGTTATCCATATACCACTCATGAGTTTCAGCCTCATCAAAACTATGACTTTCTCAGgctttctcaaaaacaaagcaaaacaacaacaaaaccaagctaaaccaaaccaaaccaaccaataAACCatccaaccaaaaccaaaagccaaaatataaaattaatcagATAACTAgatttataaacatatataacatttataaTCCTTTGGGTCTGGTACTAGCTTGGTATACTGCTAATTACATCATTAGCTATATCCTATTTCATAGACCTCTGTTCCTTCTCCCCTgtgtcatggtttaacctggccagcagctaaataccacgcagccgttcgctcaccctccccccttcctctctgggacgggggagagaaatggaaagtgaagcccgtgagttgagataaagacagtttaataagacaggaaaataataataacaaaataataataacaataataataataatgatacaatggtgataataggaaagtaataataatatgtacaaacaagtgatgcacaatgcaattgctcaccacccgcggaccgatgcccagcctaaccccgagcagtccggcccccttcccctggctagccacccctatatattgtttagcatgacgtcagatggtatggaatacccctttggctagttcgggtcacctgtcctgggtctgtcccctcccagctctcactgcacccccagcctgcctgttggcaggacagagcgaaaggctgagatgtccttggcttggtataagcacggctctgcaacaattaaaacatcggggtgttatcagcactcttctcatcctaagccaaaacacagcattccaccagctactaggaagaaaattaactctgttctaactgaaaccaggacatctatccaccccttattccataccatttatgtcatgctcagattacactcttttccatacattctaattagtcacctatagtagtcatggtagtggtaacatacagtattatatagtaattaacatggtacaattcagttcatgggctattctcacccagtattaaatctccttgaggtacacaccggacctctctgttcttttgcatcacccaccaagtgtatccaggtccctgagcgaaaacaattccacgaataggtttgccttttcatGAGGCAGGAttagcccagactgttttacccagtaTATTTCTTACAcgcactacaggaactttatccccatctacagtacataacaggtttgattgggcacgtccagctcggttggcagatcccctagtattgactaaccaggtggcctttgccaagtgcgtatcccaatttttgaatgtcccagcgcccattgctttcaatgtagtctttaacagtccgttgtattGTTCAACTTTcccagaggctggtgcatgataggggacgtgatacacccactcaataccatgttctttggcccaagtgtctataaggttgtttcggaaatgagttccattgtctgactctattctttctggggtgccatgtcgccataggacttgcttttcaaggcccaggatagtgttccgggtggtggcatgaggcacaggatatgtttccagccatccggtggttgcttccaccattgtaagtacgtggcacTTGCCATTgtgagtttgagggagtgtgatgtaatcaatctgccaggcatctccatatttatatttcagccatcgtcctccataccaaagaggctttgaccgtttggcttgcttgattgcagcgcatgtttcacagtcatgaataacctgtgctatagcgtccatggtcaggtccacccctcgatcacgagcccatctgtatgttgcatctctaccttgatggcctgaggtgtcatgggcccatcgggctataaataattcacctttatgctgccaatccaggtccacctgagctacttcaatcttagcagcctgatccacctgctggttgttttgatgttcttcagtagcccgattcttgggcacatgagcatctacgtgacgtactttcacagccaggttctctacccaagcagcaatgtcttgccacaaagcagcagcccagatgggtttgcccctacgctgccagttgttttgcttccattgctgtaaccatccccacagggcattagctaccatccatgaatcggtgtagagatagagaactggccatttttctcattcagcaatgtctaaagccagctgaatggctttcacttctgcaaactgactcgattcaccttctccctcagcagcttctgcaactcgtcgcgtaggactccatacagcagccttccatctccgatgcttccccacaatacgacaggacccatcagtgaacagggcatatttcttttcattttctggtaactggttgtacagtggggcttcttcagcacgacccacctcctcctctgatgatatcccaaagtatttgccttctggccagtccataatcatttccaatattcctgggtgactggggtttcctattcgagcctgctgagtaatcagtgcaacccacttgctccacgtagcatcagttgcatgatgcgtagaagagacccttcccttgaaccTTCCCTTGaagcctagtaccggcaatcgggcTGCTAagaggagctgcgcttcagtactgaccacctccgaagcagatcgaactccttcatatgctgccaatatctccttttcagttggagtatagcgggcctcagatcctctgtatccccggctccaaaaccccaggggccgacctcgagtttccccaggttctttctgccagaggctccaggtggggccgttctccccggctgcagtgtagagcacattctttacatctggtcctgttcaaactggcccaagggctactgcatggactatttcctgcttgatttgttcaaaggcttgtcgttgttcagggccccattcaaactcattcttcttacgggttacttggtagagcgggtttacaatcagactgtaatttgggatgtgcattctccaaaaccccacaacacctaggaacgtttgtgtttcttttttgttagttggtggagacatagctgttattttgttgatcacatccattgggatttgatgacgtccatcttgccattttattcctaaaaactggatctctcgtgcaggtcctttgactttattttgttttatggcaaaaccggctttcagaaggatttggactattttcttccctttctcaaaaacttcctctgctgtgtcaccccacacaataatgtcatcgatgtactgcaggtgttcaggagcttccccctgctctagcgcagactggatcagcccatggcaaatggtagggctgtgtttccacccctggggcagccgattccaagtatattggactcccctccaagtgaagacaaattgtggcctgcactctgctgctagagggatggagaaaaatgcattagcgatatcaattgtggcgtaccacttggctgccttcgattcaagttcgtactgaagttccagcatgtccggcactgcagcactcagtggtggcgtcacttcgttcaggccacgatagtccactgttagtctccactcgccattagactttcgcactggccatatgggactattgaaaggtg
The sequence above is a segment of the Aythya fuligula isolate bAytFul2 chromosome Z, bAytFul2.pri, whole genome shotgun sequence genome. Coding sequences within it:
- the LOC116501003 gene encoding adenylate cyclase type 10-like gives rise to the protein MISTIISPHKGEINKSLLFDKGCTFLCVFGMSGAKLHDESTRALDSALQIFSTCSRSLRKLEAMSIGVTSGTMFYGLCGHPERAEHTVIGHKVNLGARLMVHYPRLVSCDEDTYKASRLPSYLFKELPKTKLKGVTDPGAIYQYVGITDKCIFDMGLTKKRSDYGPLLGREVEIDLFERSLKAYETLGQPHILAYAGILGSGKSHLLTELAFLGQATGHRVVTMELTKANMRQPFSAVCMLVARALGLQAGETCKDRQRTLQAKLQGAIEESSYCLLNNIFLVKFAISDEVCKMHDLQRKRELQKTCRKVLQKTLGGEFGIFVIDNAHFIDPASWTVMWPVLQSVTLFMVMSLAPGHERTESFFKAAADSTTSQRISCLHLEELKPAAVVQKVCQDLGVVSIPRDLARFLIQRSSGIPYYCEELLRRLHRNNMLLFSTGRQDKIVEDNWEGLIASAVEASPIVSATSSSSAGNNSGRVCTVRADVSLETTVLPAALKDIALAELDRITLQKQMVLKFAAIIGPVFTTQLLAHILPSCTRQQMNYLLDMLVSDNILKWLKDTGVPRDIQDAREGPATSQQAGSGVERPSTSKETTEQQAGVLAFCAPLLQEAAYELWPKRQRASTQRKCAAFLEKHAHKCRSCHGGDFVAFHRFAVPSPQDGENCRGSADEDDWHSWEALVLAGEHLKKDRTHTPEGSANALQPQQAFSEEEFRASERFPPEGKWTSAQPSRTKEKDGGECSCKCEAVIESVFMPLARHYVATGNASRAFYYLLECAAAYLHVSNSYMALMKLNEAEVLRNSMVKTATVLDCFEEATFFSLKAEVCCNLGRVGLAKKTTRQALSLLKKRFPQTRAGAFVKSLWERFQGALCATNRRTPSLLLEARRKKLAWMLQQTRCLSLLGHLYSLEGTSAGRRFSRLAARMKANVDRRMDSSQEEDSHPDN